ATTCTTCTGGAAACAATTCCACTGCTACTCAAAAGATTACTCTAGTTGACACCACCGCACCAGTTATTGTCGCACCACAAGACCTCACATTTGAGGCAACATCCGCATCCGATAACATGGTAAGCATCACGGTGCCAGACGCAACTGACTCTGTCAGCGCAGTCAACATCTCAAGCGACGCCCCATCAACATTTGCGCTAGGCCAGACAACGGTCACCTGGACTGCAACAGATGAGGCAGGAAATGTATCCACTGCTACCCAAAAGATCACAGTAGTGGATACCACCGCTCCAAACCTCTCAATTCCAGAAAACATCGTAATTGACGCAGTATCGCTTATGACGCCTGTCACAGTTGGTACCCCGACTGCAACGGATCTCACTGATGATTTACCAAAGATAACCAGCGACGCACCAAATTCATTCCCGCTTGGACAAACCTTGGTGACATGGTTTGCTGAAGATAAATTTGGCAACTCTGTAACTCATACACAGACAGTTACTGTAGAAGCGTGTGGAAAGCCAGAATCAGCATACAACAAGATTGTCGGAGAAGAGGACGACGACATCCTAATTGGAACAAATCTTGCCGACCTGATAATCACGCTTGGTGGTGACGACATCATATCTGGAGAAAAGGGAAATGACTGCATACTTGCAGGAGACGGTGACGACATCATATATGGAAATGAGGGCAACGACATGATCAACGGTGGAGACGGAGCGGACATACTCAAGGGACAGTCTGGCAACGACGTCCTTATCAGCTCGACCGGTGTGGATATAATTGACGGCGGAGACGACAACGACTCTTGCATCGTATCTGAGCAAGATGGCGACATTACCATCAAGTGCGAGTCATAACATGCCTGTGGAATCTGAACAAAAACAGATCCACGATTAATAAAGAACAAAAAATCACACCAATCATTGCCAAAGTCAAAATCTCTCTTTGAGACCGCAAAAAGAGTAATCCCGTCCGGAGTAACAAGCCCCGTGCGGTATTATGAGCCGTATCCATTCTTTGCAAAAAAAGCAAGCGGAAGCTCGATTTGGGATGTGGATGGAAACAAGTACATCGACTTTTGCTACGGTTACGGTGCAATGTTGCTAGGACACAGAAGAGAGGAGGTCGTATCTGCGGTGAGACGCCAGCTGGATGTGGGCACATTGTATGGCACACCAACCGACCTTGAGGTGGATCTTGCGGATCTGCTGCGCAGAGCGTACCCATCAATGAGCAAGGTCCGACTGGTAAACACCGGCTCTGAGGCAACAATGACTGCAATCCGACTTGCAAGAGGGATTACAAAAAAGAAAAAGATAATCAAGTTTGAGGGGTGCTATCACGGAGCTCACGAATCAATGCTGGTAAAGGCCGGCTCAGGTTCAGCACACAATGGAATCTCTGTATCTGACGGCGTGCCGCAGGATTTTACAAAAAACACAATCGTAGTACAATACAACAACATCGAACAGCTAGATGAGGTGATCTCAAAGAACAAGGATGTGGCCGGAGTCATAGTGGAGCCTGTACTTGGCAATATGGGTCTAATACTGCCTCAGAAAAACTATCTCTCTGAAATGCGGAAGCTCACAAAACAGCATGACATCCCGTTGATATTTGACGAGATCATCACTGGATTTAGGATGTCGCTTGGAGGGGCACAGCAGTATTTTGGAATAAAGCCAGATATTACGACACTTGGCAAGTCTCTGAGTAACGGATTTGTAATATCTGCTGTTGGCGGAAGGCGTGA
The sequence above is drawn from the Candidatus Nitrosotenuis cloacae genome and encodes:
- the hemL gene encoding glutamate-1-semialdehyde 2,1-aminomutase, which gives rise to MPKSKSLFETAKRVIPSGVTSPVRYYEPYPFFAKKASGSSIWDVDGNKYIDFCYGYGAMLLGHRREEVVSAVRRQLDVGTLYGTPTDLEVDLADLLRRAYPSMSKVRLVNTGSEATMTAIRLARGITKKKKIIKFEGCYHGAHESMLVKAGSGSAHNGISVSDGVPQDFTKNTIVVQYNNIEQLDEVISKNKDVAGVIVEPVLGNMGLILPQKNYLSEMRKLTKQHDIPLIFDEIITGFRMSLGGAQQYFGIKPDITTLGKSLSNGFVISAVGGRRDIMDQLAPGGKVYEASTFAGNPISVAAATASVKTMKKLQNKLYPKLEKYCGKLSKAIGEIAHDFKIPHQVNSISSMFQIFFTDVPVVDYATSKRSDTKKFHALFSHLLKKGIFIAPSQYETGFFSLAHTESDLSKTTSAYEYALKMVKS
- a CDS encoding HYR domain-containing protein, giving the protein VVSLGTADASDSVLIATVTSDAPDKFPLGETVITWTATDSSGNNSTATQKITLVDTTAPVIVAPQDLTFEATSASDNMVSITVPDATDSVSAVNISSDAPSTFALGQTTVTWTATDEAGNVSTATQKITVVDTTAPNLSIPENIVIDAVSLMTPVTVGTPTATDLTDDLPKITSDAPNSFPLGQTLVTWFAEDKFGNSVTHTQTVTVEACGKPESAYNKIVGEEDDDILIGTNLADLIITLGGDDIISGEKGNDCILAGDGDDIIYGNEGNDMINGGDGADILKGQSGNDVLISSTGVDIIDGGDDNDSCIVSEQDGDITIKCES